A stretch of the Metopolophium dirhodum isolate CAU chromosome 8, ASM1992520v1, whole genome shotgun sequence genome encodes the following:
- the LOC132950398 gene encoding fibroblast growth factor receptor 1-like, giving the protein MKSKQKTANNKGNEDAGFNNLWSFGCFAFILLLIIVIIIALFNVFLKQPIDKWDFPIENLKFGKYLGEGAFGIVQMALAAGIISKNVETEVAVKMLTARNNEDISEFKSEIDFMKKIGNHKNITTLLGSYEQNGYPCAIIEYASNGNMLSFLSSMNPRVSEKELLSYANQVAQGMEYLHGKNCIHRDLGARNVLVTKNLEIKIADFGLSKDIGTKGYYKESRYTLNARWMAPESVKDNIFTFKSDVWTYGVFLWEMWTYGKLPTQIPFGQLLAGKRLDQPLDCSAVIYKIMLRCWDIIPEKRPTFQELVKWIEEILSSSREYLKLGEHDVLVSYS; this is encoded by the exons ATGAAGTCAAAACAAAAAACAGCAAATAACAAAG gtaatgaagATGCGGGCTTCAACAATTTATGGTCATTTGGATGTTTCGCCTtcatattacttttaataattgttataattatagcaCTCTTCAATGTATTCTTAAAACAG CCAATTGATAAATGGGACTTTcccattgaaaatttaaaatttggaaaataccTCGGAGAAGGCGCCTTTGGTATTGTCCAAATGGCATTAGCAGCAGGAATCATAAGTAAAAACGTTGAAACGGAAGTAGCCGTTAAAATGTTGACAG CTCGTAATAATGAAGATATATCGGAATTTAAGTCGGAAATcgatttcatgaaaaaaataggGAATCATAAGAACATTACTACCCTATTGGGCAGTTACGAACAAAACGGGTACCCGTGTGCCATTATAGAATATGCATCCAATGGTAACATGTTGAGTTTTTTGAGTTCAATGAACCCACGAGTGTCAGAAAAAGAACTATTATCTTACGCAAATCAAGTGGCACAAGGAATGGAATATCTGCACGGCAAAAAT TGTATTCACAGGGATTTGGGAGCTAGAAATGTCTTAGTGACAAAAAACCTGGAAATAAAAATAGCAGACTTTGGATTATCCAAGGATATTGGAACGAAAGGTTACTATAAAGAAAGCCGATATACATTGAATGCACGTTGGATGGCGCCTGAATCAGTCAAGGACAATATATTTACATTCAAATCCGATGT ttggacATATGGAGTATTCTTATGGGAGATGTGGACCTATGGAAAGCTACCTACTCAAATTCCCTTTGGCCAATTGTTGGCAGGAAAGCGATTGGACCAACCACTTGACTGTTCCGCCGTTAT TTACAAGATTATGTTAAGATGTTGGGATATTATACCGGAAAAAAGACCGACATTCCAAGAACTGGTGAAGTGGATCGAAGAGATACTGTCGTCCAGCCGAGAATATTTGAAACTAGGTGAACACGATGTCCTAGTGTCCTACAGCTGA